One window from the genome of Alnus glutinosa chromosome 13, dhAlnGlut1.1, whole genome shotgun sequence encodes:
- the LOC133853927 gene encoding receptor like protein 21-like, whose amino-acid sequence MTESHPTDEAFCELNRLKHLNSLDLRNNTLKGVIPSCLGMIEMLQRLHLSDNQLEGVLSSSIFANASSLKYLDLSGNHFHGNLPLLLFSNQSRIWRFDLSSNQLEGVLPFSIFANASRLMYLDLSSNDLEVETESPSWVPTFNLSYLNLAKCSLNKKNGHVIPSFISTQDSLEWLDLSHNLIEGSIPCQLLFSTSIKVLSLRSNKIDGSLFLGCFANRTSSLRSFDISDNNVTGSLPENIGHLLPDFISC is encoded by the exons ATGACAGAGTCGCATCCAACTGATGAAG CTTTTTGTGAATTGAATCGATTAAAACATCTAAACTCTTTGGATCTTCGGAATAATACCTTGAAAGGCGTTATTCCCTCTTGTCTTGGGATGATTGAAATGCTTCAACGACTTCATCTATCGGATAATCAATTAGAAGGAGTTTTATCATCTTCTATTTTTGCAAATGCTTCAAGTCTCAAATATCTTGATCTTTCAGGTAATCACTTTCATGGCAATCTACCTCTATTATTATTCTCTAACCAAAGCAGGATTTGGCGGTTTGACCTTTCAAGCAATCAATTAGAAGGGGTATtgccattttctatttttgccAATGCTTCAAGACTCATGTACCTCGATCTTTCGAGCAACGATTTGGAAGTTGAAACCGAGTCTCCTTCATGGGTTCCAACCTTCAACCTAAGTTATTTGAATTTGGCGAAGTGCAGCCTCAACAAGAAGAATGGTCATGTTATCCCAAGCTTCATCTCCACCCAAGATTCCTTGGAATGGCTAGACTTGTCTCACAACTTAATAGAGGGCAGCATACCTTGTCAGTTGTTATTCAGCACGAGTATCAAAGTTTTATCCTTGAGAAGTAACAAAATTGATGgttctctttttcttggttGCTTTGCTAATCGAACTTCATCACTTAGATCCTTTGACATATCAGATAATAATGTCACAGGTTCTCTTCCTGAAAATATTGGACATCTTCTTCCAGACTTTATATCATGTTAA
- the LOC133853928 gene encoding cuscuta receptor 1-like, with translation MTLLECLQLNGNQFVGMISPTISNSPSLVILDIRNNHMFGNIPKWLYNHSRLVAVLIRGNRFEGHLLRRMCQMESLQVFDISDNLILGSIPSCLDNITFWKKSSPSSTDSNYFTRKGRLYYLRNAKEPEIEFEIGTDWLVKHIVYTFKGVPLSLMTGIDMSSNQLTGSIPSEMGELSQLRSLNLSNNFLTGPIPSSFQNLKNVESLDLSHNKLSGGIPYELVGLTSLSTFIAAYNNLSGRIPFEQQFSTFEMESYDGNPNLCGDPLPRNCSTTDQLEPPHEDEEEETRIIDSPLFFYAFVVVSYTFEFWVFFGENNFCSVVAERMGFLPTNKKWTRQLKIKKWDALDAQDPLASPFAALHFSLLKSLPTAEYHNPA, from the coding sequence ATGACATTGTTGGAGTGCTTACAACTCAACGGCAATCAATTTGTAGGAATGATCTCACCCACGATATCAAACAGTCCCTCTTTGGTAATCCTAGATATTCGAAACAATCACATGTTTGGTAATATTCCAAAGTGGTTGTATAATCATTCTCGCTTGGTTGCAGTTCTTATACGTGGAAATCGCTTTGAAGGTCACCTACTCCGAAGAATGTGTCAAATGGAAAGTTTGCAAGTGTTTGATATCTCTGATAATCTTATTTTAGGAAGTATTCCATCTTGCCTTGATAACATTACATTTTGGAAGAAGAGTTCTCCAAGCTCTACTGATTCAAACTATTTCACGCGAAAGGGTCGACTATATTACCTAAGAAATGCAAAAGAACCAGAGATTGAATTTGAGATTGGAACAGACTGGCTGGTAAAACATATTGTATATACTTTCAAAGGTGTCCCACTTTCGTTGATGACTGGAATTGACATGTCATCTAACCAATTgacaggtagcattccttctgaAATGGGAGAATTGTCACAACTTCGGTCCTTGAACTTGTCGAATAATTTTCTAACAGGCCCCATTCCAAGTTCTTTTCAAAACTTGAAAAACGTGGAAAGCTTGGATCTTTCCCACAACAAGTTGAGTGGAGGAATTCCTTATGAGTTGGTTGGACTCACTTCTCTATCTACATTTATTGCTGCATATAACAATCTTTCTGGAAGAATCCCATTTGAGCAGCAGTTCTCAACTTTCGAGATGGAAAGCTATGATGGAAATCCAAATCTCTGTGGAGACCCTCTGCCAAGAAATTGCTCAACCACGGACCAGCTTGAACCTCCACATGAGGATGAAGAGGAAGAGACTAGAATAATTGATAGCCCTTTATTCTTCTATGCATTTGTTGTTGTCTCATACACATTCgaattttgggttttctttggggAGAATAACTTCTGTTCGGTTGTGGCAGAAAGGATGGgatttttgcccaccaataaaaaATGGACACgtcaactaaaaataaaaaaatgggatGCTCTCGATGCACAGGATCCTCTCGCTTCTCCATTCGCAGCTCTCCATTTTTCCCTTCTAAAATCCCTCCCCACAGCAGAATATCACAATCCAGCTTGA
- the LOC133854779 gene encoding rop guanine nucleotide exchange factor 14-like isoform X1 has translation MMGMRRRLACCTRDREISIDFDEQERIMTYNGLESCILNNQSYENESRTSRGDECVTDSLDDGGSSCSSSKDAFGSFSSKWLKRDEQSYDEWELSQSPQHFYVKEKPAYAIQFSDVEAMKEKFAKLLLGEDVTGGCKGQTTALALSNGITNLAATIFGELWKLEPLPEERKSKWRREMDWLLSPTNYMVELVPAKQNGANGRILEIMTPKARADIHMNLPALQKLDSMLIETLDSMVDTEFWYAEGGSRAEGRNNSGRQSKRWWLPSPQVPKTGLSDTERKKLLHQGRVVHQVFKAAKSINENVLLEMPVPAIIQDALPKSGKASLGEELYKCLFAESSSSDEILNSLNLKFEHCALEVINRLEAAIFAWKAKVTDHVNGKSPVRTSWSFIKDSMSEMDKMELLLDRAEALLHHLKIKFPNLPHTFLNVTKIQYGKDVGHSILEAYSRVLGNLAYSILFRIRDILEEDGLSNPNSPVTMPYFDINHCETSAVGIDVSNSLIDQMNKVHRHYCDSNSSSTSSYSDVKASFVAATPSRNRLWCIDREACISVSPKNSP, from the exons ATGATGGGGATGAGGAGAAGGCTTGCTTGCTGCACCCGAGACAGAGAGATTAGCATCGACTTTGACGAGCAAGAGA GAATAATGACATACAATGGCCTTGAGAGTTGCATTCTCAATAATCAATCTTATGAAAATGAAAGCAGAACAAGCAGAGGGGATGAATGTGTAACTGACTCCTTGGACGACGGCGGCTCGAGCTGTTCATCCAGCAAAGATGCTTTTGGATCATTTTCTTCAAAGTGGTTGAAGAGGGACGAACAGAGTTATGATGAATGGGAGCTCTCACAAAGCCCCCAACATTTTTATGTCAAAGAGAAACCTGCTTATGCCATTCAGTTTTCAGATGTGGAGgcaatgaaagaaaaatttgcaaagcTGCTGTTAGGTGAAGATGTTACAGGAGGATGCAAGGGCCAAACCACTGCTTTAGCTTTGTCTAATGGCATCACAAATCTAGCAG CTACGATTTTTGGGGAGTTGTGGAAATTAGAACCACTACCTGAAGAAAGGAAGAGCAAATGGCGAAGAGAAATGGACTGGTTACTCTCCCCCACCAACTATATGGTTGAGTTGGTTCCAGCTAAGCAAAATGGTGCAAATGGCCGGATCTTGGAG ATAATGACACCAAAAGCCCGTGCTGACATCCACATGAATTTACCGGCACTTCAAAAATTGGACTCTATGCTTATT GAGACGTTAGATTCAATGGTAGATACTGAGTTTTGGTATGCAGAAGGAGGTAGCCGGGCAGAAGGAAGGAATAATAGTGGACGTCAAAGTAAGAGATGGTGGCTTCCATCACCTCAAGTACCAAAGACGGGGCTCTCTGACACTGAAAGGAAGAAATTGCTTCATCAAGGAAGAGTGGTACATCAAGTGTTCAAGGCTGCCAAATCAATCAATGAAAATGTTTTGCTTGAAATGCCTGTGCCGGCCATTATCCAAGATGCTCTTCCCAAG TCTGGGAAGGCAAGCCTTGGTGAGGAACTCTACAAGTGTTTGTTTGCAGAATCAAGCTCATCTGATGAAATACTCAATTCtcttaatttgaaatttgaacatTGTGCTCTTGAGGTCATTAACAGGTTGGAAGCTGCTATATTTGCCTGGAAAGCGAAAGTTACAGATCATGTTAATGGTAAATCCCCAGTTCGAACATCATGGTCCTTCATAAAGGATTCAATGTCTGAGATGGATAAGATGGAGTTATTGTTAGACCGAGCAGAAGCCCTTCTACATCATCTCAAGATCAAATTTCCAAACCTTCCCCATACATTTCTTAATGTTACAAAAATTCAGTATGGCAAG GATGTTGGGCATTCAATTCTGGAGGCATATTCTCGTGTTCTTGGAAACTTGGCCTATAGCATACTGTTtaggataagagatattttggaAGAAGATGGTTTGAGCAATCCAAATTCACCAGTGACAATGCCTTATTTTGATATAAATCACTGTGAAACTTCAGCAGTTGGTATAGATGTAAGTAACTCGTTGATTGATCAGATGAACAAGGTGCATAGGCATTATTGCGACTCTAATTCAAGTAGTACTTCTTCATACAGTGATGTCAAAGCAAGTTTTGTGGCTGCAACACCAAGTCGGAATAGACTTTGGTGCATCGACAGAGAGGCCTGTATAAGTGTGTCTCCAAAAAATTCACCTTga
- the LOC133854779 gene encoding rop guanine nucleotide exchange factor 14-like isoform X2, whose translation MMGMRRRLACCTRDREISIDFDEQERIMTYNGLESCILNNQSYENESRTSRGDECVTDSLDDGGSSCSSSKDAFGSFSSKWLKRDEQSYDEWELSQSPQHFYVKEKPAYAIQFSDVEAMKEKFAKLLLGEDVTGGCKGQTTALALSNGITNLAATIFGELWKLEPLPEERKSKWRREMDWLLSPTNYMVELVPAKQNGANGRILEIMTPKARADIHMNLPALQKLDSMLIETLDSMVDTEFWYAEGGSRAEGRNNSGRQSKRWWLPSPQVPKTGLSDTERKKLLHQGRVVHQVFKAAKSINENVLLEMPVPAIIQDALPKSGKASLGEELYKCLFAESSSSDEILNSLNLKFEHCALEVINRLEAAIFAWKAKVTDHVNGKSPVRTSWSFIKDSMSEMDKMELLLDRAEALLHHLKIKFPNLPHTFLNVTKIQYGKDVGHSILEAYSRVLGNLAYSILFRIRDILEEDGLSNPNSPVTMPYFDINHCETSAVGID comes from the exons ATGATGGGGATGAGGAGAAGGCTTGCTTGCTGCACCCGAGACAGAGAGATTAGCATCGACTTTGACGAGCAAGAGA GAATAATGACATACAATGGCCTTGAGAGTTGCATTCTCAATAATCAATCTTATGAAAATGAAAGCAGAACAAGCAGAGGGGATGAATGTGTAACTGACTCCTTGGACGACGGCGGCTCGAGCTGTTCATCCAGCAAAGATGCTTTTGGATCATTTTCTTCAAAGTGGTTGAAGAGGGACGAACAGAGTTATGATGAATGGGAGCTCTCACAAAGCCCCCAACATTTTTATGTCAAAGAGAAACCTGCTTATGCCATTCAGTTTTCAGATGTGGAGgcaatgaaagaaaaatttgcaaagcTGCTGTTAGGTGAAGATGTTACAGGAGGATGCAAGGGCCAAACCACTGCTTTAGCTTTGTCTAATGGCATCACAAATCTAGCAG CTACGATTTTTGGGGAGTTGTGGAAATTAGAACCACTACCTGAAGAAAGGAAGAGCAAATGGCGAAGAGAAATGGACTGGTTACTCTCCCCCACCAACTATATGGTTGAGTTGGTTCCAGCTAAGCAAAATGGTGCAAATGGCCGGATCTTGGAG ATAATGACACCAAAAGCCCGTGCTGACATCCACATGAATTTACCGGCACTTCAAAAATTGGACTCTATGCTTATT GAGACGTTAGATTCAATGGTAGATACTGAGTTTTGGTATGCAGAAGGAGGTAGCCGGGCAGAAGGAAGGAATAATAGTGGACGTCAAAGTAAGAGATGGTGGCTTCCATCACCTCAAGTACCAAAGACGGGGCTCTCTGACACTGAAAGGAAGAAATTGCTTCATCAAGGAAGAGTGGTACATCAAGTGTTCAAGGCTGCCAAATCAATCAATGAAAATGTTTTGCTTGAAATGCCTGTGCCGGCCATTATCCAAGATGCTCTTCCCAAG TCTGGGAAGGCAAGCCTTGGTGAGGAACTCTACAAGTGTTTGTTTGCAGAATCAAGCTCATCTGATGAAATACTCAATTCtcttaatttgaaatttgaacatTGTGCTCTTGAGGTCATTAACAGGTTGGAAGCTGCTATATTTGCCTGGAAAGCGAAAGTTACAGATCATGTTAATGGTAAATCCCCAGTTCGAACATCATGGTCCTTCATAAAGGATTCAATGTCTGAGATGGATAAGATGGAGTTATTGTTAGACCGAGCAGAAGCCCTTCTACATCATCTCAAGATCAAATTTCCAAACCTTCCCCATACATTTCTTAATGTTACAAAAATTCAGTATGGCAAG GATGTTGGGCATTCAATTCTGGAGGCATATTCTCGTGTTCTTGGAAACTTGGCCTATAGCATACTGTTtaggataagagatattttggaAGAAGATGGTTTGAGCAATCCAAATTCACCAGTGACAATGCCTTATTTTGATATAAATCACTGTGAAACTTCAGCAGTTGGTATAGAT TGA